One segment of Nostoc flagelliforme CCNUN1 DNA contains the following:
- a CDS encoding DUF4112 domain-containing protein, translated as MDAAKRLATLNRIRKLSRLMDTSIRIPLTGFRIGIDPIIGLVPGAGDLISTAFSAYIIFLATRFGIPRQDLAKMIFNVGLEAVVGTVPLVGDLFDAFYKSNIRNLAILEQHLTVVEPKLKEVSDELYSGKFSQV; from the coding sequence ATGGACGCTGCCAAACGCCTTGCTACTCTCAACCGCATCCGCAAACTCAGCCGTCTGATGGATACATCTATACGCATCCCTCTAACAGGTTTTCGCATTGGAATAGACCCAATTATCGGTTTGGTTCCAGGTGCTGGTGATTTAATCAGTACAGCGTTTTCAGCTTACATCATATTTTTAGCTACCCGTTTTGGCATCCCACGTCAAGATTTGGCCAAAATGATTTTTAATGTTGGTTTGGAAGCAGTCGTTGGTACTGTGCCTTTAGTGGGTGATTTATTTGATGCTTTCTATAAATCTAATATTCGCAATTTGGCAATTTTGGAGCAACATTTGACAGTAGTTGAACCAAAACTCAAAGAAGTGTCTGATGAACTTTACTCTGGTAAGTTCAGCCAAGTTTAA
- a CDS encoding NADP-dependent oxidoreductase: protein MSDLINKQVILKSRPVGEPKESDFALVETPTPEPGEGEILSRTIYLSLDPYMRGRISAGKSYAASVELDSVIVGGTVSQVIKSNHPQFQVGDFVLSNNGWQTYAVSKGETLRKLDPTQAPLSYSLGVLGMPGLTAYAALLDIGQPKEGETVVVSAASGAVGAVAGQIAKIKGARVVGIVGSDDKRDYIVKELGFDVGINRKTQELDSALKEAAPNGIDVYYDNTAGVILETVLQQINLGARIPLVGLISEYNATSTPSGPNLMPLLIKRALIKGFLVSDYQHRFNDFLRDVSGWLQSGQLKYKEDVVVGLENAPSAFIGLLRGDNFGKLIVKVNDDPTAA from the coding sequence ATGTCTGATTTAATTAACAAACAAGTCATCCTTAAAAGTCGTCCAGTCGGCGAACCAAAGGAGAGCGATTTTGCTTTAGTAGAAACACCAACTCCCGAACCGGGTGAAGGAGAAATTCTTAGCCGCACCATTTATCTATCTCTAGATCCTTACATGCGTGGTCGCATTAGTGCAGGCAAGTCTTATGCTGCATCAGTAGAATTGGATTCAGTTATTGTGGGTGGTACAGTCAGCCAAGTAATTAAATCGAATCATCCTCAATTTCAAGTTGGGGATTTTGTTCTTAGCAATAATGGGTGGCAAACTTATGCTGTATCTAAGGGTGAGACACTGCGTAAACTTGATCCTACTCAAGCACCTTTATCTTATAGTTTAGGTGTACTGGGTATGCCTGGTCTAACTGCTTATGCTGCTCTACTTGATATCGGCCAACCAAAAGAAGGTGAAACTGTAGTAGTTTCAGCCGCTTCTGGTGCTGTCGGTGCCGTAGCAGGTCAAATTGCTAAAATTAAAGGTGCGCGAGTCGTGGGAATTGTCGGGAGTGACGATAAGCGGGATTATATAGTTAAAGAATTAGGTTTTGATGTTGGCATTAACCGCAAAACTCAAGAACTTGATTCAGCGCTCAAAGAAGCTGCTCCTAATGGTATTGATGTTTACTATGACAATACAGCAGGTGTAATTTTAGAAACTGTATTGCAGCAGATAAACCTTGGGGCAAGAATTCCACTAGTAGGTTTGATTTCGGAGTATAACGCTACATCTACTCCATCAGGGCCTAATTTAATGCCGCTACTAATCAAACGGGCTTTAATCAAAGGTTTCTTAGTTAGCGATTATCAACATCGATTTAATGATTTTTTACGTGATGTTTCTGGATGGTTGCAGTCTGGTCAACTCAAGTATAAAGAAGATGTAGTTGTTGGTTTAGAAAACGCTCCGAGTGCATTTATTGGTTTACTTCGAGGTGATAATTTTGGCAAGCTGATTGTTAAGGTCAATGATGACCCAACAGCAGCTTAA
- a CDS encoding TIGR04376 family protein, producing the protein MGLFDDLSRFLENRLEEFLRNNPHLELEALLEQLREQEEGTLKLIADLQVQEKRSQEEILSTAQEIQRWHIRIQKAKNAGREDLASAAGEREAALLREGNQRWGHMQGLKERINQSQELLRKIQQRRQEVQAKAAEAQTARAKAQTQQRFETSGWSNKTSSYSGGFDDLEEKFRSWETQDELEQMKRNLGK; encoded by the coding sequence GTGGGATTATTTGATGATTTGAGTCGGTTTCTAGAAAACCGTTTAGAAGAATTCTTGCGTAACAATCCACATTTGGAGTTAGAGGCGCTGCTAGAACAGCTGCGTGAGCAAGAGGAAGGCACATTAAAGCTAATCGCAGATTTACAAGTACAAGAAAAGCGATCGCAAGAAGAAATTCTGTCCACCGCTCAAGAAATCCAGCGTTGGCATATCCGTATTCAAAAAGCCAAAAACGCCGGCAGAGAGGATTTGGCAAGTGCGGCGGGCGAGCGAGAAGCAGCCCTGTTGCGCGAAGGAAATCAGCGCTGGGGACACATGCAAGGGCTGAAAGAACGCATTAACCAATCTCAGGAACTACTGCGAAAAATTCAGCAGCGACGACAGGAAGTGCAAGCTAAAGCAGCCGAAGCACAGACAGCCCGTGCTAAAGCGCAAACCCAGCAGCGTTTTGAAACTAGCGGCTGGTCGAATAAAACTAGCAGTTATTCTGGTGGCTTTGATGACTTAGAAGAGAAGTTCCGTAGCTGGGAAACTCAGGATGAGTTAGAACAAATGAAGCGGAATTTAGGAAAATAA
- a CDS encoding DUF3131 domain-containing protein: protein MSSDFQPPSKSLSILASVGGVVTGLIAIAILNVWSKQVSKTSIEKPEISTSQSAARQPQKPQPPVSSAKEPEIVASLDAKSVVLPGQPIPKNQLTVAIIPYIAPRVGKLTPEETTTARQAWSYFQRNWNDETGLVNSVDGFASVSMWDQTAAIAALVSARELNLVPAAEFDAKMSKMLKTLASMPLYKGELPNKVYNAKTLVPVNYGQLEKREEIGWSAIDLGRMAIWLKIVGAKYPEMRLETEAIWQRWQVKRLTKNGQMYGTAVIKGKEQYNQEGRLGYENYAAYGLKLWGLDVTKALDYQSHAAFVDLYGQGVPYDRRDFKNSGANNYVLSEPYILDGIETGFQALPKAYADRILAAQAARYEATKQLTAVTEDNLDRPPYFVYSSLFVNGEPWATIADTREKHNDLRFLSAKAAIGWHVLYNTTYTSQLFDFVQGNLKSKDGWYNGFYESLRQPNKTLTANNNGVILESLLYKQVGQPLIVWAGVRSQKSTKRAIRTPQVTAKILRP from the coding sequence ATGAGTTCTGATTTTCAACCGCCATCTAAGAGTTTGTCCATACTAGCTTCTGTGGGAGGAGTAGTTACCGGTCTAATAGCGATCGCAATTTTAAATGTTTGGTCTAAGCAAGTTTCCAAGACTTCTATAGAAAAACCTGAAATATCAACATCCCAAAGTGCTGCACGGCAACCGCAGAAACCACAACCCCCTGTATCTTCTGCTAAAGAACCTGAAATAGTTGCCAGCCTTGATGCGAAATCCGTAGTTTTGCCAGGTCAACCCATTCCTAAGAACCAACTAACAGTAGCAATAATTCCATACATTGCTCCTAGAGTTGGAAAACTGACCCCAGAGGAAACGACAACTGCCCGTCAAGCTTGGTCATACTTCCAGCGCAACTGGAACGATGAAACTGGCTTAGTCAATTCCGTTGATGGCTTTGCCTCTGTCAGTATGTGGGATCAAACAGCAGCGATCGCAGCTTTGGTCAGTGCTAGAGAACTCAATCTCGTGCCTGCGGCTGAATTTGATGCCAAAATGAGCAAAATGTTGAAAACACTGGCATCTATGCCCTTATACAAAGGGGAACTACCCAACAAAGTCTACAATGCCAAAACCCTTGTACCCGTTAATTATGGCCAACTAGAAAAACGCGAAGAAATTGGTTGGTCAGCCATAGATTTAGGGCGGATGGCAATCTGGCTGAAAATTGTCGGGGCAAAGTATCCAGAAATGCGGCTAGAAACAGAAGCGATTTGGCAACGTTGGCAAGTCAAGCGTCTGACCAAAAATGGACAAATGTACGGTACTGCCGTTATTAAAGGTAAAGAACAGTACAACCAAGAAGGTCGCTTGGGCTATGAGAATTATGCTGCATACGGTCTAAAGCTTTGGGGGTTGGATGTTACAAAAGCTTTGGATTATCAATCCCATGCTGCCTTTGTTGATCTTTACGGACAGGGAGTTCCTTACGATCGCCGTGACTTTAAAAACTCTGGAGCTAATAACTACGTTCTTAGCGAACCCTATATTTTAGATGGTATCGAAACTGGGTTTCAAGCTTTGCCTAAAGCATACGCCGATCGCATTTTAGCTGCTCAAGCAGCGCGTTATGAAGCCACAAAACAATTAACAGCCGTTACCGAAGACAACTTAGATCGCCCCCCATACTTTGTTTACAGCAGCTTGTTTGTCAACGGAGAACCTTGGGCAACCATCGCAGATACCAGAGAAAAACACAACGATTTGCGCTTCCTCAGCGCCAAGGCTGCGATCGGCTGGCATGTGCTTTACAATACCACCTACACCAGCCAGCTATTTGATTTCGTCCAAGGCAACCTCAAGTCAAAAGATGGCTGGTACAACGGCTTTTATGAATCTTTACGTCAGCCGAATAAAACTCTTACCGCCAACAATAATGGTGTGATTTTAGAAAGCTTGTTGTATAAACAAGTTGGACAGCCACTTATAGTTTGGGCAGGAGTCAGGAGCCAGAAGTCAACCAAAAGGGCTATCAGAACACCGCAAGTTACAGCTAAGATTCTCAGACCTTGA
- a CDS encoding transposase produces MVNGKCCQVSLGAKVICLSSYSPDFNPIELWWSQLKSSLRSFAPTTTEMVDKLISVALDLINPQHLRNWFASCCYCTS; encoded by the coding sequence ATGGTTAACGGTAAATGTTGTCAAGTTAGCCTAGGTGCAAAAGTTATTTGTTTATCCTCATACTCTCCCGATTTTAATCCAATTGAACTATGGTGGTCACAACTTAAATCTTCTTTACGCAGTTTTGCTCCAACTACAACAGAAATGGTTGATAAACTAATCTCAGTTGCACTCGACTTAATAAATCCTCAACATTTAAGAAACTGGTTTGCTAGTTGCTGCTACTGTACCTCATAA
- a CDS encoding VOC family protein, with the protein MKLDAVHHIQVTYPLEVEDAMLFFYSKVLGLTEIPRPEVIKNDSGAWYKLGDIELHISTEKNTNNQGSRRHYCFQVDNLNAFEEHLKRHRVEIIPDQRPLPGCVRFFLRDPGGNRIEIAEFVKKTFVQLPTEELLLERHSVKLS; encoded by the coding sequence ATGAAGCTTGATGCAGTTCATCATATTCAGGTAACTTATCCTCTTGAGGTGGAGGATGCAATGCTGTTTTTCTACAGCAAAGTTTTGGGATTGACTGAAATTCCCAGACCTGAGGTAATCAAAAACGATTCAGGAGCGTGGTACAAGTTGGGAGACATTGAGCTGCACATTAGTACAGAGAAAAACACCAATAACCAAGGATCTAGACGACATTATTGTTTTCAAGTCGATAACTTGAACGCCTTTGAGGAACACCTAAAAAGACATAGGGTAGAAATTATTCCTGATCAACGACCGCTCCCAGGATGCGTGCGGTTTTTCCTCCGCGATCCTGGTGGGAATCGAATAGAGATCGCAGAGTTTGTCAAGAAGACTTTTGTCCAGCTACCAACAGAGGAGTTGCTATTAGAAAGACATTCTGTAAAATTGTCTTAG
- a CDS encoding GNAT family N-acetyltransferase — protein MFEKSSSVCFTTLATEKLLRENRSFGIRDRAPESHLRLKLTLFKQPLNDWGKFDRLETKTCRPISDGQRITISDKAIIFAFLIDGLEEPVGRFRYFDINPRNRSAEFGYTINPKSRNQGLGTKMLITAIDYLLTTTELNKLYCQTAAFNIASVKLLDKLGFHRDGILREHHELDGKLWDDYIYSILRSEWKTSKFFNN, from the coding sequence ATGTTTGAAAAGTCCTCCAGCGTCTGTTTCACTACCCTGGCTACCGAGAAACTGCTACGAGAGAATCGGAGTTTTGGGATTAGAGATCGCGCCCCTGAGTCGCACTTGAGGCTGAAGCTGACCCTTTTCAAACAACCTCTTAATGATTGGGGTAAATTTGACCGCCTGGAAACAAAAACATGCCGTCCGATTAGTGACGGTCAAAGAATTACCATAAGTGATAAAGCGATAATTTTTGCTTTTCTCATAGATGGATTAGAAGAACCTGTAGGGAGATTCAGATATTTTGATATTAACCCACGAAATCGTTCGGCAGAATTTGGATATACCATAAACCCAAAATCACGAAATCAGGGTTTAGGAACAAAAATGTTGATTACTGCTATCGATTACCTGTTAACAACAACAGAACTCAACAAATTATATTGCCAGACTGCTGCTTTCAACATTGCTTCGGTTAAACTACTTGATAAGCTTGGTTTCCATAGAGATGGAATTTTAAGGGAACATCATGAGTTAGACGGTAAACTATGGGATGATTATATTTACAGCATCCTACGGAGTGAGTGGAAAACCAGCAAATTTTTCAATAATTAA
- a CDS encoding dienelactone hydrolase family protein, translating to MTNTEIRTAQVKVPNGDLQIDAYLAEPAQKGTFPAVIVIQEIFGVNIHIREVAEKFAKEGYVAIAPTLFQRTAPGFEGGYTPEDVQQGRGYKEQTTADEILSDIKAAIAYLRTLPNVQGDAIGSIGFCFGGHVVYLAATLPDIKVTASFYGGGIPNSTPGGGEPTITRTPEIKGPIYTFFGLEDKGIPLEQTEQIEAELKKHKIPHAVFRYPGAEHGFFCNHRASYNPEAAADAWKNVQELFQKKLQLQKV from the coding sequence ATGACAAACACAGAAATTCGCACCGCTCAAGTTAAAGTCCCTAACGGTGATTTGCAAATTGATGCTTACTTAGCGGAACCAGCACAAAAGGGAACATTCCCAGCTGTTATCGTGATTCAGGAAATCTTTGGCGTCAATATTCACATTCGGGAAGTTGCTGAGAAATTTGCCAAAGAGGGTTATGTGGCGATCGCACCGACTTTATTTCAACGCACCGCTCCCGGTTTCGAGGGTGGATACACTCCTGAAGATGTCCAGCAAGGAAGAGGCTATAAGGAGCAGACAACAGCAGATGAAATATTGAGTGATATTAAAGCTGCGATCGCCTACTTAAGAACTCTACCAAATGTGCAAGGAGATGCGATCGGCTCCATTGGTTTCTGCTTTGGTGGTCACGTCGTTTACCTAGCTGCCACGTTACCAGATATTAAAGTTACAGCTTCCTTCTATGGTGGCGGTATTCCCAACTCAACTCCCGGCGGTGGAGAACCAACCATCACCCGCACTCCAGAGATTAAAGGCCCGATTTACACATTCTTTGGTCTTGAAGATAAAGGAATCCCCTTGGAGCAAACAGAGCAGATCGAAGCGGAACTTAAGAAACACAAGATTCCTCATGCTGTCTTCCGCTATCCTGGTGCAGAACACGGCTTTTTCTGCAACCATCGTGCCAGCTACAATCCCGAAGCTGCTGCCGATGCTTGGAAAAACGTTCAAGAACTGTTCCAAAAGAAGCTTCAACTTCAAAAAGTCTAA
- a CDS encoding GNAT family acetyltransferase, producing the protein MNIRPYQESDFESVSALWDEVFPNNPSHSSPKLVISQKLAVQPELFFITEINSVIIGTFMAGYDGHRGWLYTVAVSPHYQRQGIGSKLVRHAEKVLIAMGCLKINLQVRVSNVEVVEFYRKLGYLVEERISMGKLVA; encoded by the coding sequence ATGAATATAAGACCATATCAAGAATCTGATTTTGAATCAGTAAGTGCTCTGTGGGATGAGGTGTTTCCTAATAACCCATCGCACAGCAGCCCAAAATTGGTCATCAGTCAGAAGCTTGCTGTACAGCCTGAGTTGTTTTTCATTACGGAGATTAACTCTGTAATTATAGGCACTTTCATGGCGGGGTATGACGGGCATCGCGGTTGGCTATACACAGTTGCGGTCAGTCCTCACTATCAACGGCAAGGTATTGGTAGCAAGCTAGTGCGGCACGCAGAGAAGGTATTGATAGCGATGGGATGCCTCAAAATCAATCTCCAAGTTCGTGTCTCCAACGTAGAAGTAGTTGAGTTTTATAGAAAACTTGGCTATCTCGTTGAAGAACGCATCAGTATGGGAAAGCTTGTCGCCTAG
- a CDS encoding sulfonate ABC transporter substrate-binding protein: MITAFKQPRVRIFQRFSLFLLPGLLTISTTLISCSVGTPKAENETTGLKTKTVRMGYQSSGDIVRLKGLIEKRLQPLGVSVEWAQFAAGPQLMEAMNVGRVDIGSVGETPPIFAQAAGTSLVYVASNKPSTGKGSGIIVQNNSQIRTLADLKGKKVVFQKGSASHYLLIKALEEAGLKYSDVQAISLPPSEARDAFIQGKIDAWVTWDPYLAVAQKKANARVLRDASGISTQGGYYMAARKFATENPKLMRLVLEEIDNTGQWGDKNRAEVVKLTIPHLKIDEDILTTMVERRTYGLRPITPEIMENQQKIADLFAKEKVIPKPISIKEAMLTSEQYAAITPETISQK; this comes from the coding sequence ATGATTACCGCCTTCAAACAGCCACGAGTTAGGATTTTCCAACGTTTTTCACTATTCCTATTACCTGGATTATTAACAATCTCAACAACTTTAATCAGTTGCTCAGTCGGAACTCCAAAAGCAGAGAATGAAACCACTGGCTTGAAAACCAAGACTGTGCGTATGGGATATCAAAGTTCTGGGGATATTGTCAGACTTAAAGGATTGATAGAAAAACGTCTACAGCCTTTAGGTGTTTCCGTCGAATGGGCGCAATTTGCCGCAGGGCCACAACTGATGGAAGCGATGAATGTGGGTAGGGTTGATATTGGTTCTGTAGGTGAAACTCCTCCGATATTTGCCCAAGCGGCTGGTACATCTTTAGTCTACGTTGCTAGTAATAAACCCAGCACTGGTAAAGGAAGTGGAATTATAGTCCAAAATAATTCACAAATTCGCACTTTAGCAGACCTTAAAGGTAAAAAAGTAGTTTTTCAAAAGGGTTCTGCTTCCCATTACTTATTAATAAAAGCTTTGGAAGAGGCTGGTTTGAAATATAGTGATGTTCAAGCCATCAGTCTCCCACCTTCAGAAGCCCGTGATGCTTTTATTCAAGGAAAAATTGATGCCTGGGTAACTTGGGACCCTTATTTAGCCGTGGCACAAAAAAAGGCAAATGCTCGTGTTTTGAGAGATGCTAGTGGCATTTCTACTCAGGGCGGATATTACATGGCGGCGCGAAAGTTTGCCACAGAAAATCCGAAATTAATGCGATTAGTTCTTGAAGAGATAGATAATACAGGTCAATGGGGTGATAAAAACCGAGCAGAAGTTGTAAAACTTACTATTCCTCACCTCAAAATTGATGAAGATATTTTAACAACAATGGTTGAAAGGCGAACTTATGGCTTAAGACCAATTACGCCAGAAATCATGGAAAATCAACAGAAGATAGCTGATTTGTTTGCCAAAGAAAAAGTTATTCCTAAACCAATTAGTATCAAGGAAGCAATGCTGACTAGTGAACAATATGCAGCCATTACACCAGAAACTATCAGTCAGAAATAG
- a CDS encoding helix-turn-helix domain-containing protein — MSRLLEAWTLTKPLSALHHAVSYQHIVACLEPRAKQELSNALPHFLRELLKCTIERVEK, encoded by the coding sequence ATGTCGCGTTTACTAGAAGCTTGGACATTAACCAAACCTTTATCTGCTTTACATCATGCAGTTTCATATCAGCATATTGTCGCTTGTTTAGAACCAAGGGCAAAACAAGAGTTGAGTAATGCTTTGCCCCATTTTCTGCGAGAGCTTTTAAAATGCACAATTGAACGAGTTGAAAAATAA
- a CDS encoding pyridoxamine 5'-phosphate oxidase family protein produces MSQQESPSQRTTIERIPQRGSYESEIIYQILDEGLVCHVGFVADGQPFVIPTAYGRIDDTLYIHGSPASRMLRFLQQGIDVCVTVTLLDGLVLARSAFHHSMNYRSVVVFGTATLVQDSKQKLAALKAFTEHVIPGRWQQVRSPNRSELAGTLVLSLPLVEASAKVRTGGPNDDVSDYELPVWAGEIPLQLNMAKPIADSGLHPQIDVPAYISNYTRPKATR; encoded by the coding sequence ATGAGTCAACAAGAGTCTCCTAGCCAAAGAACAACTATCGAACGCATACCTCAAAGGGGAAGCTATGAATCTGAAATTATCTATCAAATTTTGGATGAAGGATTAGTTTGTCATGTGGGTTTTGTCGCTGACGGACAGCCTTTTGTGATCCCCACAGCTTATGGACGAATTGACGATACCTTATATATTCATGGCTCACCTGCTAGTCGGATGCTACGCTTCCTCCAGCAAGGTATTGATGTCTGCGTCACAGTAACTCTACTTGATGGTTTGGTACTGGCGCGATCGGCTTTTCATCATTCAATGAATTATCGCTCGGTGGTAGTATTTGGAACGGCTACGCTTGTACAGGATTCAAAGCAAAAATTAGCTGCTCTAAAAGCATTTACAGAACATGTTATACCTGGACGTTGGCAACAAGTGCGATCGCCTAATCGCAGTGAATTAGCTGGAACGCTAGTGCTATCTCTACCTCTAGTTGAAGCTTCAGCTAAAGTTCGCACAGGTGGGCCTAATGATGATGTCTCTGATTATGAACTACCAGTATGGGCTGGGGAAATTCCTTTGCAATTGAATATGGCAAAACCCATTGCTGATTCAGGTTTGCATCCCCAAATTGACGTACCTGCATATATCAGCAACTATACTAGACCAAAAGCCACGCGGTAG
- a CDS encoding ABC transporter permease: MFLDILASLQRLFVGYIPAVVLGSFIGYFIGINNMIYQLFRLMFQIPHSIPPIALLPIALIAFQESESAAIIVVFLGTLWTMVINTAIGMRHFHRQNKNFRVAIFHLFHALKVSIWVAWFIVIATEMLIGPKGLGFTLWDAYKAGNADYIIQVIIYIGIIGFLLDQLLDFAAYILSQMVSDGKKSS; encoded by the coding sequence ATGTTTTTAGACATTTTAGCTAGCCTGCAACGGTTATTTGTCGGTTACATTCCAGCCGTTGTCTTGGGTAGTTTTATCGGATATTTCATAGGCATTAATAACATGATTTATCAGCTATTTAGGCTGATGTTTCAGATACCACATAGTATCCCTCCTATAGCTTTGCTACCTATTGCCCTAATAGCATTTCAAGAGAGCGAATCGGCTGCTATTATAGTAGTTTTTTTGGGAACCCTCTGGACGATGGTTATTAATACGGCAATAGGGATGCGGCATTTTCATAGACAGAACAAGAACTTTAGAGTAGCTATATTTCATCTATTTCACGCCTTAAAAGTTAGCATTTGGGTAGCTTGGTTTATAGTTATTGCTACAGAAATGCTAATCGGCCCAAAAGGACTTGGTTTTACCCTTTGGGATGCTTATAAAGCTGGCAATGCCGATTATATAATCCAGGTGATTATCTACATTGGTATTATTGGGTTTTTGCTAGATCAATTACTAGATTTCGCAGCCTATATTCTCTCGCAAATGGTTTCAGATGGGAAAAAATCTTCCTAA
- a CDS encoding aminoglycoside phosphotransferase family protein — protein MRNQSLKFPEHKSVIETYLTEIESGDIPELRPPWAREGWLQSATQWIDKQLLELNYQRLSPVECIRSCGISCVLRVKTSVGNIYLKESSKLPLFCNEPVVTAELANLFPAHIPNVLSVDTQRHWMLLADFGEPIDRNTPIKLQKDIYRLLAQIQIKSVQHIDNLLSVGCLDRRLNWLATQIDVLFNDEIALSQLQADEIKQLQTFAPYLENLCSQLASYQIPQTLVHGDLHLGNVAFYKDSYLLFDWTDSCISHPFFDMFELFFPRPDKPFSSALKDLQEEYLAQWTA, from the coding sequence TTGAGAAATCAATCCTTAAAATTTCCTGAGCATAAATCAGTTATCGAAACATATTTAACAGAAATTGAGAGCGGTGATATTCCGGAACTGCGTCCACCTTGGGCTAGAGAAGGTTGGCTTCAATCGGCAACTCAATGGATTGACAAACAATTATTAGAATTAAACTATCAACGGCTTTCCCCCGTAGAATGCATAAGAAGTTGCGGGATTTCTTGTGTATTAAGGGTTAAGACAAGCGTAGGAAATATTTATTTGAAGGAATCTTCTAAATTACCTCTTTTTTGTAACGAACCAGTAGTGACAGCAGAATTAGCGAATTTATTTCCCGCACATATTCCTAATGTCCTTAGCGTCGATACTCAGCGTCACTGGATGTTGTTAGCTGATTTTGGAGAACCTATTGATAGGAATACACCCATAAAATTGCAAAAAGATATTTATCGTTTACTCGCTCAAATACAAATCAAATCAGTTCAGCATATAGATAATTTACTGAGTGTAGGATGTTTAGACCGACGTTTGAATTGGCTAGCAACTCAAATCGATGTTTTGTTTAATGATGAAATTGCTCTATCTCAATTGCAAGCAGACGAAATTAAACAGCTACAAACCTTTGCTCCCTATTTGGAAAACCTATGTTCTCAACTAGCTAGCTATCAAATACCGCAGACATTAGTTCACGGTGATTTACATTTAGGTAATGTTGCTTTTTATAAAGATAGCTACCTCCTTTTTGATTGGACTGATAGCTGTATTTCTCATCCTTTCTTTGATATGTTTGAGTTATTTTTCCCGCGTCCAGATAAACCTTTTTCATCAGCCCTGAAGGATTTACAAGAGGAATATTTAGCCCAATGGACAGCTTAG